The proteins below are encoded in one region of Hordeum vulgare subsp. vulgare chromosome 3H, MorexV3_pseudomolecules_assembly, whole genome shotgun sequence:
- the LOC123440246 gene encoding VQ motif-containing protein 4-like: MEPCTKQFLPMPPQDPNSPSSSTSSSSSSSTSPSHPYHRAQPPHNLPPSPRPVPRTIETTPFPTTFVQADTTSFKQVVQMLTGSEQSSKNAAAAGSGSAGNQAASGSGSGSGPCRPKKPSFKLYERRSSLKNLKMIAPLAMGAPPSPSTRNASAAPEILSPSVLDFPSLKLSPVTPLTGDPFYPSPASSSGDAAERAAIADKGFFFHPSPRGAEPPRLLPLFPVSSPRMAASAAAPAE; this comes from the coding sequence ATGGAGCCGTGCACCAAGCAGTTCCTCCCGATGCCTCCGCAGGACCCCAACTCCCCGTCGTCGtccacctcctcttcctcctcctcctccacctcgccgtcCCACCCCTACCACCGCGCCCAGCCGCCGCACAACCTTCCGCCCTCCCCCAGGCCCGTCCCCCGCACCATCGAGACCACCCCTTTCCCCACCACCTTCGTCCAGGCCGACACCACCTCCTTCAAGCAGGTCGTCCAGATGCTCACCGGCTCCGAGCAGTCCTCCAAGAACGCCGCCGCGGCGGGCAGCGGCAGCGCCGGGAACCAGGCGGCGAGCgggagcgggagcgggagcgGCCCGTGCCGCCCGAAGAAGCCGTCCTTCAAGCTGTACGAGCGGCGGAGCAGTCTCAAGAACCTCAAGATGATCGCACCGCTGGCCATGGgggcgccgccgtcgccgtcgacgAGGAACGCCTCCGCCGCGCCGGAGATCCTCTCGCCGAGCGTCCTCGACTTCCCGTCCCTCAAGCTCAGCCCGGTCACCCCGCTCACCGGCGACCCCTTCTACCCCTCGCCGGCCTCGTCCTCGGGGGACGCCGCAGAGCGCGCGGCCATCGCCGACAAGGGCTTCTTCTTCCACCCATCGCCGCGTGGCGCCGAGCCGCCGCGCCTCCTGCCGCTCTTCCCCGTCAGCTCCCCCAGGATGGCCGCGTCCGCGGCGGCGCCGGCCGAGTGA